Proteins encoded together in one Pseudorca crassidens isolate mPseCra1 chromosome 17, mPseCra1.hap1, whole genome shotgun sequence window:
- the LOC137210742 gene encoding protein FAM229B-like: protein MPFQFETQPRRFPAEGGDSPVGLEPGLSSSAACNEKEMSPARQLGRCPGSHGPTITDVPITVCATMRKPPAQSSKEMQSK from the coding sequence ATGCCTTTTCAGTTTGAGACCCAACCAAGGAGGTTTCCAGCGGAAGGGGGAGATTCTCCAGTCGGGCTGGAGCCTGGGCTGAGCTCCAGTGCTGCCTGTAATGAGAAAGAGATGTCACCAGCCAGGCAACTCGGAAGATGCCCTGGAAGTCATGGCCCGACAATAACTGATGTTCCCATCACTGTCTGTGCAACAATGCGAAAGCCACCAGCACAAAGCAGCAAGGAAATGCAGTCTAAATAG